Within Kineothrix sp. MB12-C1, the genomic segment AGAGCCAATTCATATTCCCTTAGCTTTTTTTGCTCCTGAGTCGATTTATTTAACAACTCTTTAATTCTTTCAACCATTATATTAAAGCCCGAAGCCAACCTTCCTATTTCATCCTTTGAGTTCACATCACAAACAACATCCAGATTCCCATCCTTAATCTCATCCATCTTTTTAGTGAGTTTCACGAGAGGTTTTGCTATTACTCTAGATAGCACCGTTGCGGCTAATAATGCCAAAATCATACATATAAAGCCTAATATTACAACAACTATTGTGTTTTTATTAACATCGGCCGTCAATTCCTGTATAGGAATAACACTTACTAGTTTCCAATCAAAGTACTCTAAAGACGTAGACGTAACCAGCATGTTTTTTCCATCGATATTCTTAATTTCACTGAAATTTCCTCTGCTTAGAATTAATTGTCTCAACTTTGTGTTAGCTAAAGGTTTCAATACATCATCTTTTTTTTGAGATGACATAATTTTGCCTTGTCCATCCAATATAAAATAACTCGTTATATTTTCAGGTCCTACACTTACATAGATGTCGGAAATTGAACTTTCTTTTATATTTAATATGAGTATTCCAAGCTTTTTACCGCTTCGCGGGTCAATTACTTTTTTAGCAAGAGTTAATACCGAAGAATTCATATCCGTTACTAAAAACTCCCTTTTTTGCATTAAAAGCCACTTATTTTGAGTGTTACTATTATCGATCTCATTAAAAAGTCCACTTTCACAAGCTTTATTTAAATTATTTGCTAAGCTATTATTTATAATAAAGGCATTCAAATCTTTATCTATAAATGCTGAAGATTCAATATCAGGAAATGTTATTTTTATAGTATTTAACTCGTTTTCAATTTTACCTCGCATTTCAAGATAGGAGGCGCTATTTTCTCCATAATTTAAATTGCTTTGAATAATTTTAATAAGGCTTAAAGTAGTAATATTGGCACAGTTCTCCGTATTAGCCATCATTGTATTTATTCTTGTGACAATTAAGGTTGAGTTGTCAGCTACATTCTTCACTGTTTCCTTGATTATCGCCTGAGAAAATATATAATTTGAAATATATCCCAAAAAAAATAAAGGTATTATAACAAGCGGTATGTATATATATAATATTTTGTTTTTTATCAGTTGATTCTTAAACCATTGTTTATCCAACGTTATCACACCTCCATATATTTTTTAAACCTTTATATAAAACAAAGAAACAAGCCTTTCTGCTTGCTTCTTCTTTATTGGGAGCTAAGCGAGCATAGTCTTTGTGAAAGCAACCAATATCATTTTTTAATTATAACATACATTCACTTAAGTATAGATTTAATCACTCAAAATCAAACTGTAATTATTCATATTTCGATTTACGTTTGTTTTACACTCCTTCTTGTTTATCCATTAAGGATTCACCCTACCTTGTATTCCTGTTCCATCTTAAATCCTGAAATAGCTTCGCTAAGTTCTACCGACAATCCTTGCAAATTAACTGCTAAGTTAGCAAGCAATTTTGCTTCCACAATCTGCCTTTGCGTATTTGTCGATACTTCTTCGGTTGTTGCCGCAGTTTCCTGTGCAACCCCTGCAACACTTTCTATTTTTGACAAAGTTAAATTCTTAATTTCAAGAATTTGACTTACTGCATTACTTACATCATTAATCTGATCTGAAATATTTGCCATTGCCTCAAAAATTGCTTTGAATGAATTATCAGTTTCTTCTACAACATCCATTTGTTCCGAAATTACTATGTTGGCACTATTGGCAGCACTGACTGTTAATTCCGTCTTTCTTTTAATATTTAACAGAATATCACTGATCATTACAGAGGCGCTTTTTGATTGATTTGCAAGTTTTCTAACCTCCTCAGCTACTACCGCAAAGCTTTTTCCCGTTTCTCCAACCCTTGAAGCTTCTATCGCAGCATTTAATGCAAGTAAATTTGTTTGCTCCGAAATATCTACTATTATTCTTGTTATTTTCTGTATTTCCTGCATTTCTTTACTTAAGTCATTTATATTATCAATTATCTTGGTAGAAACAGATTTTGTTTCAACTGTCTTATCATTTAAAGACTTAACTGTAGACATTGCTACATCACTTAATCCCTTTGTATTTTTAACAACTTCAGCAACATTTCCTATTACTACTTCAACGCTATTGATATTACCTGAAAGCATATTTAAAAAATTGGCACCTTCTGAAATGTCCTCGGCCTGATTTGCTGCTCCCGTGGCAATTTCCTGAATTGTTATTCCAACTTGCTCTGAACTAATTTGTGAACGCGAAGTTGAAATGATTATTTCTTCCGAACTTTTTAAAACTTTTTGCGCAGAAGTATTGACTTTTGACACAAGCGAGTTAATATTTTGTGACATCTCATCGAAATTGGATATAACATTAGCTATTTCATCTTTACTTTTATCTCTCAGCTTATTTGAAAAGTTTCCCTTTTTAGCTTCGTTAATCAGTCCTACCAAACGTTTTAAGGGTGTAGATATGCTAATTGTAATTGTGTAAGCTAAAAAAAGGGCAATAATAAGACATAGTATTGTTATAAAAATAATTGTATTCCTCACACTATTTGTCTCAGTATTCAGGAAAGAATAAGGCACTGCTGCTACCATATACCAATCCGTATCCTGTATTTTAGAAAACGTAACCAGATAATCCTTCCCACCAATATCAGTTGAAAAACCTTGTCTTTCGCTTTCAAGTTTTTTTATTAATAGTTTATCTCTATATGGAATCCCAAATGTAGATACTGAATTTTCACTTGCAATTACGATACCATTTGAATTGATTATAAATATATCTAAGCCATTGCCTAAATTAACATCTTTTAGTACATTAGAAAAAGTTTCCGGTTTTAAAAACATGTACATTTGCCCAAGAACATTTCCATCATCATTTGATTGAATTTTACTCAATAATAGCAACTGCGGAGAGCCATCTTCCGCCTTAATCATACTTAGTACCGAGTTATTGTTTGAAATTTCCATTTTTTTTTGAATTTTTTCTTTGCTTTCATCGGATACCACACTATCTCCCAGATGGTTATCACCAATTGTAATACTCTCACCAATATTGATATAAAGTTTTTTAATTGATTGATTAATACCTGTAGTATTCGTAAGAAGTGACTCTATCTTCCTTGTGGAATCTAGCTTTTTCAAATTATCATTCGAATAAAAATCATCAACACTATTCTGTAATTCTTCGGATATAATTATATTTTTACTTACAGCGCTAATTTTCTGAATCTCAGCATGAACATTTTTCCCAATTTGTTTTACAACTTCCGTTGAATATGAACTTATTTTTGCTTCAATAGCATCATTGGATTTTTTATATGCAATAGAACCAACCACAGATAGAGGTATAAAAGTAATAATAAAAAAGGACACAAACAATCGAGTTTGTATTTTAACATTTCTGGATATTCTGCCAAATCTACACAAAGTTTTAAATAAAACTCTTAACCGCTCTGTTATCACAATATTTTTTACTTGTCTTTTATGATTCATTCAACATTCTCCTTTAAGTAAATATCCCGAGGAAACTAGAATATAATTATTCTAGCAGGTATACTTTTTAGACAGAATGTAAAATTTGATACGTTTTTGTAATTTAAGGGTATTTAAGGATACTGTACTTGTATTGATTATGAAAAAGTATCATAATAAAAGCAATATTCTTAATTATGTATGATATTTTACAAATACAATACTTTACCAAAGCAATTAATTGAGACACACCATTTTACCTATTAGTAATTATTGAAATCAATTAACCTGTTGTTATTATTTAAATCATTACATTCTAAATAAACCATTTAATTTATAAGTAGAAAATAATTAATTTAGCAAATCGGTATAAATCCTAAAGAAAGTGGTATTTTTTGATGAAGTACAAACATGGACTTTTTGGCATCCTTAATGCAGATGAAATGAGTAACCCACCTCTATACTTATCTGATGGTGGTATTGAAAGTCGTTACCAAGAGGTATACGACTTGGATAATCGTAAACGAAAAGGCTACGGTGGATTTGTTTTTCAGTATACTTTATCCGGATACGGTTATCTTGAAATGAATCAAAAAGTGAACAGAGTGAACCCCGGGATGGGTTTTGTCGTAAGCGTTCCTGGAGACAGCCGCTATTATATAAATCCTCAAGAAGAGGTTGCATGGGAATTCATCTATTTGCATTTTTACGGTGATTCTACGAGACCATTTATTGAGAAGCTATCCACTCTGTGTGACTGTTTATTCCATATTGATAAAAGCAGCTCACCTATCCAACAACTATTTAAGCTGCAAAATCGTATGATTACTGGCGGCTATCTTCATAAGTATGAAGGGCAGGAAATCCTCTATCACTTCCTTTGCAGCCTCTTACGAGAGATTGAATTTCCTTCTAAAAAAACTGAAGACTCCCTCGTTAGTCACGCTATTCGCCTGATTGATGCCGAATACAATACATTGGAAGGTATCTACGAAGTTGCTAAACGTCTAAATATTTCTCAGGAGCACCTAGCACGTAATTTTAAAATAGAACAAGGAGTTACACCAATCAAGTATTTGACAAATATTCGTA encodes:
- a CDS encoding AraC family transcriptional regulator, which codes for MKYKHGLFGILNADEMSNPPLYLSDGGIESRYQEVYDLDNRKRKGYGGFVFQYTLSGYGYLEMNQKVNRVNPGMGFVVSVPGDSRYYINPQEEVAWEFIYLHFYGDSTRPFIEKLSTLCDCLFHIDKSSSPIQQLFKLQNRMITGGYLHKYEGQEILYHFLCSLLREIEFPSKKTEDSLVSHAIRLIDAEYNTLEGIYEVAKRLNISQEHLARNFKIEQGVTPIKYLTNIRIQAAINMLLSTTNTIKVIAENCGFSNSNYFSKVFKKYVHLSPEKYREQYKF
- a CDS encoding sensor histidine kinase; translated protein: MDKQWFKNQLIKNKILYIYIPLVIIPLFFLGYISNYIFSQAIIKETVKNVADNSTLIVTRINTMMANTENCANITTLSLIKIIQSNLNYGENSASYLEMRGKIENELNTIKITFPDIESSAFIDKDLNAFIINNSLANNLNKACESGLFNEIDNSNTQNKWLLMQKREFLVTDMNSSVLTLAKKVIDPRSGKKLGILILNIKESSISDIYVSVGPENITSYFILDGQGKIMSSQKKDDVLKPLANTKLRQLILSRGNFSEIKNIDGKNMLVTSTSLEYFDWKLVSVIPIQELTADVNKNTIVVVILGFICMILALLAATVLSRVIAKPLVKLTKKMDEIKDGNLDVVCDVNSKDEIGRLASGFNIMVERIKELLNKSTQEQKKLREYELALIQAQIKPHFLYNSLELIYTLCGMAGAKEAQIATKSLADFYRIALSKGKEIISLEEEIKNVNDYLNIQRYRYYDVFDYEIKVQDEIKKSKILKLTLQPLVENSIYHALKTKGSFGRIFVEGYMEGDNVLIKVFDDGVGISEEKIKEIFDYQHPETVKESFGLRSVDERIKLFFGENYGLKIESELGKGTVITVTIPFLTGGSGYVEINRC
- a CDS encoding methyl-accepting chemotaxis protein; protein product: MNHKRQVKNIVITERLRVLFKTLCRFGRISRNVKIQTRLFVSFFIITFIPLSVVGSIAYKKSNDAIEAKISSYSTEVVKQIGKNVHAEIQKISAVSKNIIISEELQNSVDDFYSNDNLKKLDSTRKIESLLTNTTGINQSIKKLYINIGESITIGDNHLGDSVVSDESKEKIQKKMEISNNNSVLSMIKAEDGSPQLLLLSKIQSNDDGNVLGQMYMFLKPETFSNVLKDVNLGNGLDIFIINSNGIVIASENSVSTFGIPYRDKLLIKKLESERQGFSTDIGGKDYLVTFSKIQDTDWYMVAAVPYSFLNTETNSVRNTIIFITILCLIIALFLAYTITISISTPLKRLVGLINEAKKGNFSNKLRDKSKDEIANVISNFDEMSQNINSLVSKVNTSAQKVLKSSEEIIISTSRSQISSEQVGITIQEIATGAANQAEDISEGANFLNMLSGNINSVEVVIGNVAEVVKNTKGLSDVAMSTVKSLNDKTVETKSVSTKIIDNINDLSKEMQEIQKITRIIVDISEQTNLLALNAAIEASRVGETGKSFAVVAEEVRKLANQSKSASVMISDILLNIKRKTELTVSAANSANIVISEQMDVVEETDNSFKAIFEAMANISDQINDVSNAVSQILEIKNLTLSKIESVAGVAQETAATTEEVSTNTQRQIVEAKLLANLAVNLQGLSVELSEAISGFKMEQEYKVG